One window of the Benincasa hispida cultivar B227 chromosome 3, ASM972705v1, whole genome shotgun sequence genome contains the following:
- the LOC120074559 gene encoding cyclin-D3-3-like, giving the protein MALHDEPQVQDIQTHSFLLDALFCEELCCDEDLPANGSDEDTQYWETLRKDQPFFDFNLVESDPLWADNQLHSLISKEEQTQVCYASMSSDDYLIEARNEALSWIFRVKHHYAFSALTSLLAVNYFDRFVSNVRFQRDKPWMSQLAAVACLSLAAKVEETHVPLLLDLQVVESKFVFEAKTIQRMELLVLSALQWKMHPVTPISFFHHIIRRLPLKNDMLWELLGRFQKHLLSIIADHRFLCYLPSVLATATILYIIREIAPYNFLEYQNEFLSVLKINKNHLDECYKCILDSLGSHDSSQNLSNRSKQMCGPGSPCDVMDGYFISDSSNDSWPMVPSISP; this is encoded by the exons ATGGCTCTCCATGACGAACCCCAAGTTCAGGACATTCAAACCCACTCCTTTCTTCTCGATGCTCTTTTCTGTGAAGAACTCTGTTGCGACGAGGATTTGCCTGCTAATGGCTCTGATGAAGACACTCAATACTGGGAAACTCTGAGAAAAGACCAGCCTTTTTTCGATTTCAATTTGGTGGAAAGCGACCCACTTTGGGCTGATAACCAGCTCCACTCTCTGATTTCAAAAGAAGAGCAAACCCAAGTTTGTTATGCTTCTATGAGCTCCGATGACTATCTAATTGAAGCTCGGAATGAGGCGTTGTCCTGGATTTTTAGAGTCAAACACCACTACGCTTTCTCTGCTTTGACTTCTCTTCTTGCTGTCAACTACTTTGATAGATTCGTTTCCAATGTGAGGTTTCAGAGGGACAAACCATGGATGAGTCAGCTTGCAGCTGTTGCTTGCCTCTCGCTGGCTGCCAAGGTGGAAGAGACCCACGTTCCCCTTCTTCTCGACCTTCAA GTGGTGGAATCCAAGTTTGTATTTGAAGCCAAGACCATCCAAAGAATGGAGCTACTGGTGTTGTCAGCCCTTCAATGGAAGATGCATCCAGTAACCCCCATTTCCTTCTTTCATCATATTATCAGGAGGTTGCCTTTGAAGAACGATATGCTTTGGGAACTTCTTGGGAGGTTTCAGAAGCATCTTCTTTCTATCATAGCTG ATCATAGATTCTTGTGCTACCTGCCTTCTGTCTTGGCGACTGCAACAATATTGTATATCATTAGAGAGATTGCCCCATACAATTTCTTGGAGTACCAGAATGAGTTTCTCAGTGTACTTAAAATTAATAAG AATCACCTAGATGAATGCTATAAATGCATCCTTGATTCTCTGGGCAGCCATGACAGCTCACAAAATCTAAGTAACAGAAGCAAACAAATGTGCGGACCAGGCAGCCCTTGCGATGTAATGGATGGATACTTCATCTCCGATTCCTCGAATGATTCATGGCCAATGGTACCATCTATCTCACCCTAG
- the LOC120073832 gene encoding putative oxidoreductase TDA3, translating into MSGPHVGPKKEFGREVSAEMAGTLSVSSFSPFLRYIPNSRPSTVTLIRSSSSPVTPPTSMDTPRETKKVVVCGGGVIGVCSAYFLAKKGAAVTLVEKSAVACAASGKAGGFLALDWCDGGPVSTLARASFNLHRSLSQELDGPKQYGYRALTTLSLTISESQNPPTPFTSTSKSTGDSVVPSWVDGPVRNTRTIGNTETTAQVHPQLFTRTLISNAIEKYGVEVLIGKLERITLEGGRFESAVLEDGRVINADAVVLALGPWSGKFEQLSSLFRVYGLKAHSIILEPKEPEAITPHALFLGYYPAQGGKPLDPEVYPRPTGEVYLCGMSAVAEVPEDPEEITANPESISVLKRVAKTVSSRLGEGEAELKAEQACFLPCTDDDLPVIGKLPSVSGCYVATGHSCWGILNGPATGAAMAELILDGESAIVDLSRFSPARFVGRRRNR; encoded by the exons ATGAGTGGACCACACGTCGGCCCAAAAAAAGAATTTGGGAGGGAAGTATCGGCAGAAATGGCAGGGACACTATCGGTTTCATCGTTCTCTCCATTTCTTCGTTACATCCCAAACTCTCGACCTTCCACTGTCACATTGATTCGATCCTCCTCTTCTCCGGTGACACCGCCTACGTCCATGGATACTCCCCGGGAAACCAAGAAAGTAGTCGTTTGCGGTGGCGGAGTGATCGGAGTCTGCTCTGCGTACTTTTTAGCCAAGAAAGGGGCGGCAGTTACTCTCGTCGAGAAATCTGCAGTCGCTTGCGCCGCCTCGGGTAAGGCCGGCGGCTTCCTCGCCCTCGATTGGTGCGATGGTGGCCCCGTATCCACCCTTGCGCGCGCAAGCTTTAATCTCCACCGCTCGCTCTCACAGGAGCTCGATGGCCCTAAACAGTACGGCTACAGAGCCCTAACGACTCTCAGCCTTACGATTTCAGAATCGCAGAACCCTCCCACTCCCTTTACCTCCACCTCCAAATCCACCGGCGATTCCGTCGTGCCTTCGTGGGTTGACGGTCCAGTTCGGAATACGAGAACGATCGGAAACACGGAAACAACGGCGCAAGTTCACCCACAGCTCTTCACTCGGACACTCATATCGAATGCAATCGAAAAGTACGGCGTGGAGGTTTTGATCGGGAAATTGGAGAGGATTACGTTGGAGGGTGGCAGATTTGAATCGGCGGTGCTGGAGGACGGCCGAGTAATTAACGCTGATGCGGTGGTTCTGGCGTTAGGACCATGGTCTGGGAAGTTCGAGCAGCTATCGTCGCTGTTCAGAGTGTATGGCCTGAAAGCACACAGCATAATTTTGGAACCTAAGGAGCCGGAAGCCATAACCCCGCATGCTCTGTTTCTAGGTTACTATCCGGCTCAGGGTGGAAAGCCTTTAGACCCAGAGGTGTATCCTCGTCCCACTG GGGAGGTATATTTGTGCGGGATGTCGGCGGTGGCGGAAGTGCCGGAGGATCCAGAGGAGATTACGGCCAATCCAGAATCGATAAGCGTTCTAAAGAGAGTAGCGAAGACTGTGTCAAGCCGATTGGGGGAAGGAGAGGCGGAATTGAAGGCGGAACAGGCTTGCTTCTTGCCGTGTACGGATGATGATTTGCCGGTGATCGGGAAGCTTCCGTCGGTGAGTGGGTGTTATGTGGCGACTGGACACAGTTGTTGGGGAATTTTGAATGGGCCTGCAACTGGAGCGGCCATGGCTGAGCTTATTTTGGATGGAGAATCAGCAATTGTTGATCTTAGTCGGTTCAGCCCCGCCAGGTTTGTCGGACGAAGAAGAAACCGTTGA
- the LOC120074560 gene encoding ADP-ribosylation factor 2-like — protein MGVAISRFVRMLFAKKEMRILMVGLDAAGKTTILYKLKLGEIVTTIPTIGFNVETVEYKNVSFTVWDVGGQDKIRPLWRHYFQNTQGLIFVVDSNDKERISEARDELHRMLSEHELVDATVLVFANKQDLPNAMTVAEITDKLGLHSLRHRRWYIQATCATSGQGLYEGLDWLSSNISNKAQSQLF, from the exons ATGGGAGTGGCGATATCTCGGTTTGTGAGGATGCTGTTTGCAAAGAAGGAAATGAGGATTTTAATGGTGGGTCTTGATGCTGCTGGAAAAACAACTATTCTGTATAAGTTGAAGCTTGGAGAGATTGTCACCACCATACCCACCATAG GTTTTAATGTGGAAACGGTTGAGTACAAGAATGTTAGCTTTACAGTGTGGGATGTTGGAGGCCAAGACAAG ATTAGACCTCTATGGAGGCACTATTTTCAGAACACACAAGGTCTTATCTTTGTGGTGGACAGCAATGACAAAGAAAGGATATCAGAAGCTAGGGATGAGCTTCATAGGATGCTCAGTGAG CATGAACTGGTTGATGCAACTGTGCTCGTGTTTGCTAACAAGCAAGACCTTCCAAATGCTATGACTGTTGCCGAAATCACTGATAAACTCGGTCTTCACTCGCTCCGACATCGTCGCTG GTACATCCAGGCTACTTGTGCCACTTCAGGCCAAGGACTGTATGAAGGTCTTGACTGGCTGTCTAGCAATATCTCAAACAAG GCCCAATCTCAGTTGTTTTGA
- the LOC120074158 gene encoding microtubule-associated protein RP/EB family member 1C-like, translating into MATNIGMMDSAYFVGRSEILAWINSTLHLNLSKVEEACSGAVHCQLMDAAHPGMVPMHKVNFDAKSEYEMIQNYKVLQDVFNKLKITKHIEVSKLVKGRPLDNLEFMQWMKRYCDSANGGVLQSYNALERREASKGGKDANKKSTTSHSSAKGSTAAASRAQVSQNARRNEASVNSGNQAANASKPSSNGGLTAYDEQITALKLSIDSLEKERDFYFAKLRDIEILCQTPEIESLPVVGAIRKILYAVDDDASVVAEAQAMVSVHQNEPINLLSPIAEVSDEKLTLETQKRKSFINFDVDVAGIITLSPRQRVSDASDVHCSGSPLMTY; encoded by the exons ATGGCGACGAACATTGGGATGATGGATTCTGCTTATTTCGTCGGAAGATCGGAGATCCTTGCATGGATCAACTCCACTCTTCACCTTAATCTTTCCAAAGTCGAGGAG GCATGCTCTGGTGCGGTTCATTGCCAATTGATGGATGCGGCTCACCCAGGGATGGTGCCGATGCACAAGGTCAACTTTGACGCTAAGAGCGAGTACGAGATGATCCAGAACTATAAGGTTCTCCAAGATGTGTTCAACAAATTAAAGATCACCAAG CATATCGAGGTGAGTAAGCTTGTGAAAGGAAGGCCCCTTGATAATCTGGAGTTCATGCAGTGGATGAAACGTTATTGTGATTCCGCTAATGGAGGTGTTTTGCAGAG TTATAATGCTTTGGAAAGGAGAGAAGCTTCCAAGGGAGGAAAGGACGCAAACAAGAAAAGCACCACATCACATTCTTCTGCAAAAGGTTCAACAGCTGCTGCATCCAGGGCTCAGGTCTCTCAGAATGCTCGGAGAAATGAGGCTTCAGTGAACTCTGGTAATCAGGCAGCAAATGCTTCAAAACCTTCATCAAATGGAGGATTGACTGCATATGATGAACAG ATCACAGCATTGAAACTGTCAATCGACAGCCTCGAGAAGGAGAGGGATTTCTACTTTGCAAAGCTAAGGGACATTGAGATACTCTGCCAAACTCCAGAGATTGAAAGTTTGCCT GTTGTAGGAGCTATAAGGAAGATACTGTATGCTGTAGATGATGATGCATCAGTGGTTGCTGAAGCTCAAGCGATGGTTTCCGTTCACCAGAATGAACCAATCAATCTTTTGAGTCCAATTGCTGAAGTTTCTGATGAGAAGCTAACTCTAGAGACCCAGAAGAGAAAAAGTTTCATCAATTTTGATGTAGATGTTGCTGGCATAATAACTTTGTCTCCCAGGCAGAGGGTATCTGATGCTTCTGATGTTCATTGTAGTGGGTCACCCCTTATGACCTACTAA